The genomic DNA TCCGGAGACCCATCACAATCTCCTCCAGCGAGGTGTTGCCGGCCCGCTCGCCAATGCCGTTGATCGTGCACTCGACCTGCCCGGCCCCTGCCACCACCGCCGCCAAGCTGTTAGCGACGGCCAGCCCCAAATCGTTGTGGCAATGGACGGAGATGACGGCTTGCCCGCTATTCGGAACACTGTCTTTGATCCGCTTGATCAGGCCGCCGAACTCTTGAGGCACGGCATACCCCACCGTGTCGGGAATATTGATCGTTCCCGCCCCGGCCGCAATGACCGCCTCGATCACTTCGCACAGATACGCCGGATCGGACCGGCTCGCGTCCATCGGTGAAAATTCGACGTCATCCACATAGGTGCGAGCCAACTGCACCATCTCCACCGCGCGCTTCTTCGCTTCCTCGCGGGTCATCCGGAACTGGTGCTTGAGGTGGATGTCCGACGTCGAGAGAAACGTATGGATCCGCACACGGGGCGCGCCCTTCAACGCTTCCGATGCCTTCGTGATGTCTTCCGGCCTGGCCCGCGCCAGGCTGCACACCACTGGGCCTTCAACCTCCAAGGCGATCCGACGAACCGCTTCGAAATCTCCCGGCGAACTATAGGCGAAACCGGCTTCGATGATATCCACGCCGAGGCGCGCCAGCTGCTTGGCGATCATAAGTTTCTCTTCGACGTTCATGCTCGCCCCCGGTGACTGCTCACCGTCCCGCAACGTCGTATCGAATATTCTGATCATCCTGGTCATGGCTTACCCTCCTCCTGTCCCGCAGCTTGCTCAAACGGATCTTCCAACGCGGCCGCAGGCGAGAAAACACCGGAGGCGTACCCTCTGGGGTACGTTGAGGATGTTTTCGAGCCGAGAACAAAATTGGAAGGCCGTTTCAGCATGCTGCCAATAAAAAAAGCCTCCGCCCCGGGACAGGGACGAAGGCCTTGCGAGCTTCGTGGTACCACCCTGATTCAGCGAGGGATGAAGTATGTCCTTCATCCGAACGCCCTTCATTCAATCCGTGACGCGGATCATTCGGAACCCATTACAACCCCGGGGGGCTTCACAAGTCCAGCTCAGAGGCGAGTTCGGCAGATCACCGGCTGGTTCGCACCATCCACCAGCTCTCTCAGTTCGGTCAGCGCTGCCTACTACTCCTCGTCGTCGCTGTTGTTACTCTCTCGAATCGAGTACCGGCGTGTCCGTTTTCGCCACCGGCTTCCCTGCACTCTTGCTCACCATCGTCCACAGACGCGCCAATGGACCCGACACGGCGTACCCGGTAAACGTCACGAACAACATCGCCTGCGGCCAGGCGACAATCAGCATCAGCGCAAGAATCCCCCACACCAGATAGGTGAAATGATCCCCACGCCGGAACTTCATGTCCTTGAAGCTGCGATACTTGATCGTGCTGACCATCAAGAACGCCAGCGCGAACGTGATCACGAGGATCAACAGCGGCTTCACTTCCGAGCCCATCTGGGTGATGTGCAGATCGAAGATCACCAACGACGCAATGACACCGGCTGCGGCAGGAATAGCCAAGCCCGTGAAGTATTTGCTGTCGGAGGTGCTCACCGTCGCATTGAACCGGGCCAGGCGAACCGCCCCCATGGCCACATAGGCAAACATCACTGCGACCCCGAACATGCCCTGGCCGCTCAGCGCATAGGAATAAATCAGCACGCCAGGTGCGACCCCGAACGACACCACGTCGGAAAGAGAATCATACTCGATGCCGAACTGGCCGGTACTGTTCGTCAGTCGGGCCAACTTCCCGTCCAACATGTCGAAAATCATGCCGACCAGAATGGCGATGGCTGCCACCAGATGCTGCCCGTTAAACACCGACAGGATCGCGAACACGCCGCAGAACAGATTTCCCGTCGTGCAGAGGTTCGGGATCAGATACATGGCCTGTCGCTTTCGATTGCCCTTCGCAAACGGAGCTCGCATGGCCGGTGATTTCATCGGAGTTCCCCCACGATGGTTTCGCCCCCTTTGACGCGGTCACCCAAGGAGACACAAATCTTCGAGCCGAGCGGAAGGAAGGTATCCATCCGCGACCCAAACCGTATCAGCCCAAACCGCTCTCCCCGCTCCACACGATCACCCTGCCCGACCCAGCACACGATCCGCCGGGCAATCAGCCCGGCAACCTGCACACATAGCACTTTCGCCCCTGACTCCGTCTTCAGCATCACGGCGTTCTGTTCGTTTCTGAGCGTCGCCTCCGGCTTGCTCGCCACGAGAAACTGGCCGGGCTGGTAACTCACACCCTCCACCGTCCCAGCGCAGGGCATCCGGTTCACATGCACATCGAAGACGTTCAAGAACACCGTCACACGAAGGCTCTTTTCCTTCAGGTAGCGCGGCTCGAACTCTTCCTCAATCGCAATGACTTTGCCATCCCCCGACGACACCACCACATTCGGCTGCTGCGGAATGGTCCGACTCGGGTTCCGAAAGAACCACGCCGTAAACAGCGTGAACCCGCCAGCAATCACGGCCGGAATGATCCAACCGGCCGCTCCGAACAGCAGCGTCGCGCCCACAAGACCACCGACAAACGGCAAGCCTTCTTTTACGATCGGTATCCCGACGGCTCGATCAGCCATAGACCTCCAGGCCTTCTTAATGATGCTATCACGAAGAGCCCGGTCGCAGGGTTAGTTTTTGTTCTTGTCGACGAGCTGATCTTTTTTCAACCAGGGCATCATCGAGCGAAGTCGGGCGCCGACTTCTTCAATCGGATGGCCCTCGCCCTTTTTTAGCAGGGCGTTGTAGACCGGCCGGTTCGCCTGGTTCTCCAACACCCATTCTTTCGCGAACTGACCGCTCTGGATCTCGCCGAGAATCTTCTTCATTTCCTGCTTGGTCTGATCCGTCACCACG from Nitrospira sp. ND1 includes the following:
- the pssA gene encoding CDP-diacylglycerol--serine O-phosphatidyltransferase translates to MKSPAMRAPFAKGNRKRQAMYLIPNLCTTGNLFCGVFAILSVFNGQHLVAAIAILVGMIFDMLDGKLARLTNSTGQFGIEYDSLSDVVSFGVAPGVLIYSYALSGQGMFGVAVMFAYVAMGAVRLARFNATVSTSDSKYFTGLAIPAAAGVIASLVIFDLHITQMGSEVKPLLILVITFALAFLMVSTIKYRSFKDMKFRRGDHFTYLVWGILALMLIVAWPQAMLFVTFTGYAVSGPLARLWTMVSKSAGKPVAKTDTPVLDSRE
- a CDS encoding phosphatidylserine decarboxylase family protein produces the protein MADRAVGIPIVKEGLPFVGGLVGATLLFGAAGWIIPAVIAGGFTLFTAWFFRNPSRTIPQQPNVVVSSGDGKVIAIEEEFEPRYLKEKSLRVTVFLNVFDVHVNRMPCAGTVEGVSYQPGQFLVASKPEATLRNEQNAVMLKTESGAKVLCVQVAGLIARRIVCWVGQGDRVERGERFGLIRFGSRMDTFLPLGSKICVSLGDRVKGGETIVGELR